Proteins from one Pseudomonadota bacterium genomic window:
- a CDS encoding FdhF/YdeP family oxidoreductase translates to MANHTTFDDDRSTTTDTTARDAAVSDKDFIGKSSKAAGGWGALKSVGKRLLRSGQPLTNVRTLLKTNQPHGFDCPGCAWGDPEHGSSFEFCENGVKAVSWEATKERVTPDFFKTHSVSALQQWSDFDLEHEGRLTHPMRYNSETDHYEEVSWDDAFAEIGAELNKLDDPNKAEFYTSGRTSNEAAFLYQTFIRLYGTNNMPDCSNMCHEASGVALTEAIGIGKGTVRLEDFDECDAIFCVGQNPGTNHPRMLAELRKAVENGARVVVFNPLKEKGLKRFADPQEKLEMIRGGSEATSTDYFCPRLGGDMAIFRGMGKLVFEAEDHAQREGLPSVLDHDFVHEHSAGIEDYRKRCEETSWEQIEEQSGLSRDDIAYCADIYMNSERVIATWAMGVTQHRHSVPTIREIASFMLLRGNIGKPGAGLCPVRGHSNVQGDRTVGINEKAPKPLLDAMEKELGVPLPREPGHNVLHAIGAMLEGSAKAFIGMGGNFARATPDSELVADAFKRMPLAVHVATKLNHGHLMPGQKSFLLPCLGRTEIDKNSKGVPQMVTVEDSMSMVHGSGGINQPASKHLLSEVKIVAGIAKATVGSAVVDWDTLSDDNDLIRDMIARVLPIYGNFNEDVRKPRGFRLRNGASYRDFKTTNGKANFTSHDLPEQTEWQRSQQDDGTFVLQTFRSHDQYNTTVYGMDDRYRGVFGLREIVFMNPKDMKRLGVKARGLVNIIGVHDDGVERVCNGFRVVPYDTPLGCVAGYYPEMNVLVPHGQFGVQSYTPASKSVLVRFEVVSDDDG, encoded by the coding sequence ATGGCAAACCACACCACCTTCGATGACGATCGGTCAACGACCACGGATACGACCGCACGCGATGCAGCGGTCTCCGACAAAGACTTCATAGGCAAAAGCTCGAAAGCCGCTGGCGGTTGGGGCGCATTGAAGAGCGTTGGAAAGCGCCTGTTGCGCAGCGGCCAGCCCCTGACCAATGTCCGCACACTATTGAAGACCAATCAGCCGCACGGCTTTGACTGTCCCGGGTGCGCTTGGGGCGATCCGGAGCATGGCTCGTCTTTTGAGTTCTGCGAGAACGGCGTGAAGGCCGTCTCGTGGGAAGCAACAAAAGAACGCGTCACGCCAGATTTCTTCAAAACGCACAGCGTCTCTGCGCTTCAGCAGTGGAGCGATTTCGACCTTGAGCATGAGGGGCGTCTGACCCACCCCATGCGCTACAACAGCGAAACAGACCACTATGAGGAGGTCTCATGGGATGATGCCTTTGCCGAGATTGGCGCGGAGCTGAACAAGCTCGACGACCCCAATAAGGCGGAGTTCTATACGTCCGGACGCACGTCTAACGAGGCCGCTTTCCTCTACCAGACCTTCATTCGCCTGTATGGCACCAACAACATGCCCGATTGCTCGAACATGTGTCACGAGGCAAGCGGCGTTGCGCTGACTGAGGCCATCGGTATCGGAAAGGGCACTGTCCGGCTTGAGGACTTCGACGAGTGTGATGCGATCTTCTGTGTGGGGCAGAACCCTGGCACGAATCATCCTCGGATGCTCGCGGAACTTCGCAAGGCGGTCGAGAACGGCGCACGGGTCGTCGTTTTCAATCCGCTCAAGGAAAAAGGTCTTAAGCGCTTCGCTGACCCGCAGGAAAAGCTGGAAATGATCCGTGGCGGTAGCGAGGCCACCTCCACGGACTACTTCTGCCCTCGGCTTGGCGGCGACATGGCCATCTTCCGCGGTATGGGCAAACTTGTCTTTGAAGCGGAAGACCACGCCCAGCGCGAGGGGCTGCCCTCCGTGCTTGATCATGACTTCGTCCATGAACACAGCGCAGGCATCGAGGATTATCGCAAACGCTGCGAAGAGACATCGTGGGAGCAGATAGAAGAGCAGTCCGGCCTGTCGCGCGACGACATCGCTTACTGTGCGGACATTTACATGAACTCCGAACGCGTGATCGCGACCTGGGCGATGGGTGTCACGCAGCACCGGCATTCCGTTCCCACTATCCGTGAGATCGCCAGTTTCATGTTGCTGCGCGGCAACATCGGCAAGCCCGGGGCCGGCTTGTGCCCGGTACGTGGCCATTCAAACGTTCAGGGCGACCGCACCGTCGGCATCAACGAAAAGGCGCCCAAGCCACTGCTGGATGCGATGGAGAAGGAACTGGGCGTTCCACTGCCGCGCGAGCCAGGCCACAACGTGTTGCACGCCATCGGCGCGATGCTCGAAGGGTCGGCGAAAGCCTTTATCGGCATGGGCGGCAACTTCGCCCGCGCGACCCCCGATAGTGAACTGGTTGCGGACGCTTTTAAGCGGATGCCGCTTGCCGTCCATGTGGCGACAAAGCTCAATCATGGCCATCTCATGCCAGGCCAGAAGAGTTTCCTTCTGCCGTGTCTTGGGCGCACAGAGATCGACAAGAACTCGAAGGGCGTGCCTCAAATGGTGACGGTCGAAGATTCCATGTCGATGGTCCACGGCTCAGGCGGCATCAACCAGCCGGCTTCCAAACACCTACTGTCCGAGGTGAAAATCGTCGCCGGTATCGCAAAGGCGACCGTTGGCAGCGCGGTCGTGGACTGGGACACGCTCTCCGATGACAATGATCTCATCCGCGACATGATTGCCCGCGTTCTGCCGATCTACGGGAACTTCAACGAAGATGTGCGCAAGCCGCGCGGCTTCCGGCTGCGCAACGGCGCATCATACCGTGACTTCAAGACGACGAACGGCAAAGCCAACTTCACCTCGCACGACCTGCCTGAGCAAACCGAATGGCAGCGCAGCCAACAGGACGATGGCACCTTTGTATTGCAGACCTTCCGGTCGCATGATCAATACAACACAACCGTGTATGGCATGGATGATCGGTACCGCGGCGTCTTCGGTCTGCGCGAGATCGTCTTTATGAACCCCAAAGATATGAAGCGCCTTGGCGTCAAAGCGCGTGGCCTCGTCAACATCATCGGCGTGCATGATGATGGTGTGGAGCGGGTCTGCAACGGGTTCCGCGTTGTTCCCTATGACACACCGCTCGGCTGCGTTGCGGGCTACTATCCGGAAATGAATGTTCTGGTGCCGCACGGCCAGTTTGGGGTTCAGAGCTACACGCCGGCATCAAAATCAGTACTCGTTCGCTTCGAAGTTGTGTCCGATGATGACGGCTGA
- the fdhD gene encoding formate dehydrogenase accessory sulfurtransferase FdhD produces MAVDLERFDNDPVREPTRSVRADRLPERKREECQLIVETPVAVVIQGTTVAVMMASPSDLEDFAVGFAFTEGFISALDDIVELQVLDHDRGIEARLWLKDDKAEAFANRRRSMAGPVGCGLCGIDSLEEAARSVPRLKSARTMLSTDEINNATEQLRNHQPFHDQTHAAHSAGFLVPEAGIVAVREDVGRHNALDKLIGALLLGGQPVQSGAIVLTSRISVELVQKTALVGCPMIIAVSAPTSFAVEVAMDAGITLIAHSRGAGFTVFSHSERLASV; encoded by the coding sequence ATGGCTGTTGATCTGGAGAGGTTTGACAACGATCCGGTGCGTGAGCCGACCCGGTCGGTCCGCGCAGACCGGCTGCCTGAGCGCAAACGGGAAGAGTGCCAGCTCATTGTCGAGACGCCGGTTGCGGTGGTCATCCAGGGAACCACTGTTGCGGTGATGATGGCATCGCCGTCTGATCTTGAAGACTTTGCCGTTGGTTTTGCGTTCACCGAGGGGTTCATCTCCGCCCTCGACGACATTGTAGAACTTCAAGTGCTCGATCATGATCGCGGGATCGAAGCGCGGCTTTGGCTTAAGGATGACAAGGCTGAAGCGTTCGCGAACCGGCGCCGGTCCATGGCAGGTCCGGTCGGCTGCGGCCTATGCGGCATCGACAGCTTGGAGGAAGCAGCACGATCGGTACCCCGTCTGAAAAGCGCGCGAACCATGCTCTCAACCGATGAGATCAATAATGCGACCGAGCAGCTTCGCAACCATCAGCCGTTCCACGATCAGACCCATGCGGCACACAGTGCAGGCTTCCTTGTCCCTGAGGCGGGGATTGTCGCCGTGCGCGAAGATGTCGGACGCCACAACGCCCTCGACAAGCTCATCGGCGCGCTTCTGTTGGGCGGGCAACCGGTCCAGAGCGGCGCCATCGTACTGACGTCCCGCATTTCGGTGGAATTGGTGCAGAAAACCGCTCTGGTCGGCTGCCCGATGATCATCGCCGTATCGGCACCAACAAGCTTCGCGGTGGAAGTGGCGATGGATGCTGGCATCACGCTCATCGCGCACAGTCGAGGCGCCGGCTTCACCGTGTTCAGCCATTCGGAACGGTTAGCATCCGTCTGA
- a CDS encoding tripartite tricarboxylate transporter substrate binding protein — MKKLLLAAAATATVCTGAVAEDFPARTIEVVTHAGNGGGTDVTTRMMMIRARRELGTDMVVVNRRGGGGAVAMDYYLEQEADGHSILTFTIGHSATVALGNTEMTLDDVRPIARGTDDPQILMTRCGVYDSAEAFVEAQREEGLKYGTTHLGGIDDVSAFMFVRRGDLATPDIVPFEGGGELATQLVAGAVDVAVLNLAEAGSQIEAGDICPIVVLAPERMSALPDVSTAQELGIDANFSTVRGFVVHADTPDEVAMKIEDALISSMNHTVYQGFLTSVGLDATSVAGSDVWGNQLSSMQSDMDAALRELGFIE, encoded by the coding sequence ATGAAGAAGCTCTTGCTGGCAGCCGCTGCCACCGCCACCGTTTGCACAGGCGCAGTGGCGGAAGACTTCCCAGCCCGAACCATTGAGGTCGTGACGCACGCCGGTAATGGCGGCGGCACTGATGTGACGACGCGCATGATGATGATCCGCGCACGCCGCGAACTTGGCACCGACATGGTTGTCGTCAATCGTCGTGGCGGCGGTGGCGCCGTCGCGATGGACTACTATCTTGAGCAAGAAGCCGACGGTCACAGCATCTTGACCTTTACGATTGGTCACTCGGCCACAGTTGCGCTTGGCAACACCGAAATGACGCTCGATGACGTCCGCCCAATCGCGCGCGGTACCGATGATCCTCAAATCCTGATGACCCGTTGCGGTGTCTATGACAGCGCCGAAGCGTTCGTTGAAGCGCAGCGTGAGGAAGGCCTGAAGTATGGCACCACGCACCTTGGTGGCATCGACGATGTGTCCGCCTTCATGTTTGTGCGCCGTGGTGATCTGGCAACGCCTGATATCGTGCCCTTCGAAGGTGGCGGTGAGCTCGCCACACAGCTTGTTGCAGGTGCGGTCGATGTGGCGGTTTTGAACCTCGCTGAGGCCGGCTCGCAGATCGAAGCAGGCGACATTTGCCCGATCGTTGTTCTGGCACCTGAGCGTATGAGTGCCCTTCCCGATGTTTCGACCGCTCAGGAGCTTGGTATTGACGCCAACTTCTCGACGGTGCGTGGCTTTGTTGTGCATGCGGATACGCCCGATGAGGTCGCGATGAAGATCGAAGACGCGCTGATCTCTTCGATGAACCATACTGTTTACCAGGGCTTCCTGACCTCGGTCGGTCTGGATGCAACCTCGGTTGCAGGTTCAGACGTTTGGGGCAATCAGCTCAGCTCCATGCAGTCCGATATGGATGCAGCTTTGCGTGAACTTGGCTTCATCGAATAA